Within Bradymonas sediminis, the genomic segment TGACCGTCGAGAACGACGGCGGCGAGACCGACACCGCGACCGTGACGATTACGGCCAACGCCGCGCCGGTCGCTCAGGCTGCGAACGTCAGCCAGACGTCATTCGGCCAGGCTGGCGTGACCGTCTACCTCGACGGCGCCGGCTCGACCGACCTCGAGGACGACGCTGCGGGCACCCCGCTCAGCTACGCTTGGGTATTCAGCGCCGACCCGAACGGCGACGCCGCCACTATGCTCGACCCGAGCAGCCCGACGCCGTCCTTCACGCCCTCGGATAGCGGCACCTATATCGTCGACCTCACGGTCACCGATAGCAACGGCGCCTTCGACACCGCCTCGGTCACCATCAACGTGCGCCCGGTGAGCGCGAACAACGCGCCCGTCGCCGACGCTGGCGCCGCGCAGACCGTGGACGTCAACACCGCAGTGACCCTCGACGCCAGCGCGTCGACCGACGAAGAGACCGCCTTTGGCGATCTCGAATTCGCCTGGGCCATCACCACGGACCCGAGCGCCGGCGCCGACACCCTCAGCGACGCGAATACGGCGATGCCGACCTTCACCCCGACGGTCGCTGGTGATTATGTCTTCGAAGTCACCGTCACCGACAGCAACGGCGCGACCGACACGGCGAGCGTCACGGTCACGGTCGAGGCGGGCAACGCTCCGGTCGTCGACGCAGGTGCCGACGCCAGCATCACGATGGGCGGCTCACACACCCTGGCTGGCAGCGCCACGGACGTCGAAGACGACGCTTCCAGCACCGCGCTGACCATCGCCTGGACCATCGCCGGTCCCAACACCGATTCCACGCAGCTCGATGACCCGAGCAGCTTAACCGCGGTCTTCACCCCGGCCCAATCCGGCGTGTATATCCTCACCCTGACCGCCACCGACTCCGACAGCAATGTCAGCAGCGACTCGGTGACGATTACGGTCGCGCCGGCGGTCACCAACACCGCACCGACCGCCAACGCGGGCGCCGATGACACCCTTGAGTTGGGTGGCACCATCACCCTGGCCGGCAGCGGCACGGACCCCGAAGATGACCTCCTCGGCACCGCGCTGACCTATGCCTGGACCATCGAGGCATCCAGCCCCTCCACCGACATCGCGCAGCTCAGCGACGCCTCGATCGCCGACCCGGTCTTCGAGCCGACGGCCACCGGCGACTACACCCTCACCCTGACCGTCACCGACTCCGGCTCGCTCAGCGATAGCGACAGCGTCGTCATCACCGTGACCCCGGCTGCGCCAGCAACGGATTGTCTGATTATTTCGGAGTATGTTGAGGGTTCGAGCAATAACAAAGCCGTTGAATTCTACAACTGCGGCACCACCCCGGTTGATCTCACGGATTACCACTATTGCCTTGAGCAGAATGAAAAAAGCATCGCTAATGGCTGTCAGCAGAAATATAACCTCAGCGGAACCCTCGCCGTTAATGATACGCTTGTTCTGTGCAACAACTCCGCGAACGCAGAAATTAAAGCGAGTTGCGATGTTGAAACCGGAACGATAGCGTTCAATGGTGACGACCGCATCATTCTCTTCAAAGATGGCGGCACTCCGGACGGTGATTATCAGTCCGCCACCGACACCATCATTGATGTCTTTGGTGAACTCGGAAATCAGAATAACGCGTATGCGGACAAAACCTTTGACCGCTGCAATTTCACGCCGTGGATGGGTGTAGGCACGTTCACAGTATCGGATTTCTATAGTCAACTCCCCAACAACACCGCCAGCGGCCTGGGCGTCCCCCCCACCGAAGGCTGCGCACCCTGAGCACCTAGCACCCCGCTCATCCGCACCCGCGGATAAGCACTAAAACAAAAGCGCCGCCCGACTCCGTCGGGCGGCGCTTTTTTGTGTCTTCTCAAACTATCTTCACCGAGGCGCCTCAGCCCCCTCGGAACTCACTCACC encodes:
- a CDS encoding Ig-like domain-containing protein; the encoded protein is MKAWQLGKRTATIWCASLLLGLVFTGCSAEFNDQKCETEQDCFHGEVCSSDGVCVPDSSDLDAGDEDVTPDDVGNDISEDVEEDTVDSDTDVTPQIASVQLSPGAADVAPGRTVQLTVTALDKDGNELPDEEFTWTSSDASIATVDANGAVTGVALGEVVVRVTSDFNPNLSATSTITVVEASVARVEIDPVTADVLEGETLQFSATAYDDEDAELPDATFVWSVDPTSAASIDENGLLTAGAYDVAANTATVTVSAEGVDATATVTILQVPVDSIVVTNPDGDQTFSVEEGATLQLTATPFDADSNELLDRDATYSSDDETVATVDEDGLVTGVAAGTANITVTIGGVTETIEVTVTEPAVVQPPVADAGADRVVNLGETVTVDASTSSDPDGRALTFTWELTSVPGGSSTLLDNSTGVQATFDPDTAGDYVVKLTVENDGGETDTATVTITANAAPVAQAANVSQTSFGQAGVTVYLDGAGSTDLEDDAAGTPLSYAWVFSADPNGDAATMLDPSSPTPSFTPSDSGTYIVDLTVTDSNGAFDTASVTINVRPVSANNAPVADAGAAQTVDVNTAVTLDASASTDEETAFGDLEFAWAITTDPSAGADTLSDANTAMPTFTPTVAGDYVFEVTVTDSNGATDTASVTVTVEAGNAPVVDAGADASITMGGSHTLAGSATDVEDDASSTALTIAWTIAGPNTDSTQLDDPSSLTAVFTPAQSGVYILTLTATDSDSNVSSDSVTITVAPAVTNTAPTANAGADDTLELGGTITLAGSGTDPEDDLLGTALTYAWTIEASSPSTDIAQLSDASIADPVFEPTATGDYTLTLTVTDSGSLSDSDSVVITVTPAAPATDCLIISEYVEGSSNNKAVEFYNCGTTPVDLTDYHYCLEQNEKSIANGCQQKYNLSGTLAVNDTLVLCNNSANAEIKASCDVETGTIAFNGDDRIILFKDGGTPDGDYQSATDTIIDVFGELGNQNNAYADKTFDRCNFTPWMGVGTFTVSDFYSQLPNNTASGLGVPPTEGCAP